One segment of Candidatus Binatus sp. DNA contains the following:
- a CDS encoding nitrogen regulation protein NR(II) → MPVIRGRAGRIAIYYIVGGLIWVVISDRVLSLMPAHSITLNRLMFVSVNALLLFVVARRYTRTIKLSHAAGLDAVARARSYFESSVEGIITADTDGLIHQINPRAEELFGYEELELLGKRIEILLPNRLRERHAAHRAEFNANPRSRRMGVGIEIVGRRKDGSEFPIDVSLNAFNTRRGHQVVAFVSDITERRAMEREARRNETLNALGAVAAGIAHELNNPLAVMGARIELMMAPDKELSPETRADLLVLLRNVVRASRISRNMLSLARQPPGVRQPIDINATIADAIQMAGAEERGWPLKIETRFERSLAMISGDATSLGQVIINLVVNAREADAKTVRIETALAPDRPAAITVVIADDGVGMASDTAAKLFEPFFTTKSSGTGLGLWLSQRIIREHGGAIAVESSPGNGTTFVITLPTTEPAPADKVFGKRIEIPAQAHLASQAPAATARKQGN, encoded by the coding sequence ATGCCCGTTATTCGCGGCCGCGCCGGCCGAATCGCAATCTACTACATAGTCGGCGGCCTGATCTGGGTCGTGATTTCGGACCGCGTGCTCTCCCTGATGCCGGCCCATTCCATCACCCTCAACCGCCTGATGTTTGTCAGCGTCAACGCGCTGCTGCTGTTCGTCGTTGCCAGGCGCTACACCCGGACGATCAAGCTTTCGCACGCCGCGGGACTCGACGCGGTCGCGCGCGCGCGAAGTTACTTCGAGTCGTCGGTCGAGGGCATCATCACCGCCGACACCGACGGCTTGATTCATCAGATTAACCCACGCGCCGAGGAACTGTTTGGCTACGAGGAACTGGAACTGCTCGGCAAACGAATCGAAATCCTGCTGCCGAATCGATTGCGCGAGCGCCACGCGGCGCATCGCGCGGAATTCAACGCCAATCCTCGCTCGCGAAGGATGGGCGTCGGCATCGAAATCGTCGGACGCCGCAAGGACGGCAGCGAATTTCCAATCGACGTCAGCCTCAACGCATTCAACACGCGGCGCGGACATCAGGTGGTCGCGTTCGTTTCGGACATCACCGAGCGGCGCGCGATGGAACGCGAAGCGCGGCGCAACGAGACGCTCAATGCGCTCGGCGCAGTCGCCGCCGGAATCGCGCACGAGCTGAATAATCCGCTCGCCGTGATGGGAGCGCGAATCGAGCTGATGATGGCGCCGGACAAGGAACTCTCGCCCGAGACCCGCGCCGACCTGCTGGTCCTGCTCCGCAACGTCGTCCGCGCGAGCCGTATCTCGCGCAACATGCTGTCGCTCGCGCGGCAGCCGCCCGGCGTCCGGCAACCGATCGACATCAACGCGACCATCGCGGACGCAATCCAGATGGCCGGCGCGGAAGAGCGCGGCTGGCCGCTCAAGATCGAGACCCGGTTCGAGCGCTCACTCGCGATGATTTCCGGCGACGCGACCTCGCTCGGCCAGGTCATCATCAACCTGGTGGTGAATGCCCGCGAAGCTGACGCAAAAACCGTGAGGATCGAAACCGCGCTCGCGCCCGACCGGCCGGCTGCGATCACGGTTGTAATCGCCGATGACGGAGTCGGGATGGCGAGCGACACCGCCGCGAAACTGTTCGAGCCGTTCTTCACCACCAAGAGCAGCGGCACCGGACTCGGCTTATGGCTGAGCCAGCGAATCATCCGCGAGCATGGCGGCGCCATCGCGGTCGAGTCATCGCCCGGCAACGGCACGACCTTTGTCATCACGCTGCCGACGACCGAACCGGCGCCCGCCGACAAGGTCTTCGGCAAGCGGATCGAAATCCCGGCGCAGGCGCATCTGGCGTCGCAGGCGCCCGCTGCGACCGCGCGCAAGCAGGGCAATTAG
- a CDS encoding TraR/DksA family transcriptional regulator has product MRQSATSDSRRTAALGRLLEKQREDTLARVRDFRRGQADDVASSPGDEMDVARSLADVETHAALIERAQERLKAIDAAIARLSAGAYGKCMNCGEEVPLERLQAVPFAQYCIDCQDEMNDDRRTGQGTISRAMRRRWTVPEELAEPSDDADTEEHPESAAHVVEDDLNVSIDSAFGPDEDEPQVIDVEKRRRGRPPKAKQRA; this is encoded by the coding sequence ATGAGGCAATCTGCCACGAGTGATAGCCGCCGCACCGCTGCGCTCGGCCGTCTGCTCGAGAAGCAGCGCGAAGATACCCTGGCGCGAGTCCGTGATTTCCGCCGCGGCCAGGCCGACGACGTTGCGTCGTCGCCGGGCGACGAAATGGACGTGGCGCGTTCGCTCGCCGACGTCGAGACCCACGCCGCGCTCATCGAGCGCGCGCAGGAACGCCTGAAGGCAATCGACGCCGCGATCGCGCGGCTCAGCGCGGGCGCCTACGGCAAATGCATGAACTGCGGCGAAGAGGTCCCGCTCGAGCGTCTCCAGGCGGTCCCGTTCGCGCAGTATTGCATCGATTGCCAGGACGAGATGAACGACGACAGGCGCACCGGCCAGGGCACTATCTCGCGCGCGATGCGCCGGCGATGGACCGTGCCCGAGGAACTCGCCGAGCCCAGCGACGACGCCGACACCGAAGAGCATCCGGAATCCGCGGCGCATGTGGTCGAGGACGATCTCAACGTCAGTATCGATAGCGCGTTCGGGCCCGACGAAGATGAACCGCAGGTTATCGACGTCGAGAAGCGGCGCCGCGGCCGTCCGCCCAAGGCCAAGCAGCGCGCCTAG
- a CDS encoding sugar phosphate nucleotidyltransferase, protein MSAKAMGAIYGQGFNPSRQAIILAGCDSPHLAAAAAADEMLARTRRRIAISVPDQLTLVVTAESEASEPSTQSRGASSPFARNIVAQPSNRGTAPAILLALMRIANQAPANAVAIFPSDHDLTDDRVFMRHVNFAFSAVEARPELSVILGMAALGPECSYGWIEPGPQLSASDPVRAVRRFVGHAEHRDAIDMMRRGALWNSFVTVARVSTLLSLIMLAEPELYSAFASIRSAFGTRSETSAVERLYGDIGHVDFSSGVLAGCPVNLAVLPVNGVAFRSVLASTATVVPARPPLATAVA, encoded by the coding sequence ATGAGCGCAAAGGCGATGGGCGCAATTTACGGACAAGGATTCAACCCTTCGCGGCAAGCGATCATCCTGGCCGGATGCGATTCGCCGCATCTCGCCGCCGCCGCAGCCGCCGACGAGATGCTGGCGCGGACCCGCCGCCGAATCGCGATCTCCGTGCCCGATCAGCTTACGCTCGTCGTCACGGCTGAATCAGAAGCGTCCGAGCCGAGCACGCAATCGCGCGGAGCTTCGAGTCCCTTTGCGCGCAACATCGTGGCGCAGCCGTCGAATCGCGGGACGGCGCCAGCGATACTGCTCGCCCTGATGCGTATCGCGAACCAGGCGCCGGCCAACGCAGTCGCGATTTTTCCCTCCGACCACGACCTCACCGACGATCGCGTCTTTATGCGCCACGTCAATTTCGCGTTCAGCGCGGTTGAGGCGCGCCCCGAACTAAGCGTGATCCTCGGCATGGCCGCGCTCGGGCCTGAGTGCTCGTACGGATGGATCGAGCCGGGCCCGCAGCTTTCCGCGAGCGACCCGGTGCGCGCGGTGCGGCGCTTCGTCGGCCACGCCGAGCATCGCGACGCGATCGACATGATGCGCCGCGGCGCGCTCTGGAACAGCTTCGTCACGGTCGCGCGCGTATCGACCCTGCTCAGCTTGATAATGCTCGCGGAACCGGAACTCTATTCGGCCTTCGCGTCGATTCGTTCGGCGTTCGGCACTCGCAGTGAAACCTCCGCCGTCGAGCGCCTTTATGGGGACATCGGGCACGTCGATTTTTCCTCAGGCGTGCTCGCCGGATGCCCGGTCAACCTTGCAGTCCTGCCGGTCAACGGCGTCGCGTTTCGGAGCGTGCTCGCGTCCACGGCTACAGTCGTTCCAGCGCGACCGCCGCTTGCCACCGCCGTCGCGTGA